A region of Pontiella agarivorans DNA encodes the following proteins:
- the rpsO gene encoding 30S ribosomal protein S15 — MDQAVKAEVKNEFKRGEQDTGSVEVQVALLSTRIKELTEHLKVHKKDHSSRRGLIMMVNKRRKLLSYLQKKDDARYKELISKLGLRK, encoded by the coding sequence ATGGATCAAGCAGTAAAAGCTGAAGTTAAAAACGAATTCAAGCGTGGCGAACAGGACACCGGTTCCGTAGAGGTACAGGTTGCGTTGCTGTCCACCCGCATCAAGGAATTGACCGAGCATCTTAAAGTTCATAAAAAAGATCACAGTTCGCGCCGGGGCCTCATCATGATGGTGAACAAGCGTCGTAAGCTGCTGAGCTATTTGCAGAAAAAAGACGACGCACGATACAAAGAGCTGATCAGTAAGCTTGGACTTCGTAAATAA
- the pnp gene encoding polyribonucleotide nucleotidyltransferase, whose translation MKGTTKVDFEVGGKTMTLETGLLAQQADGSVTCGIGNNVVFSAVTSAKEAKEGVDFFPLQVEYREKFYAAGRFPGGYIKREARPSEKEILTMRVTDRPIRTLFPDNFHREVQINNMLVSSDQTLDTDVLSVNAASTALTLTDLPFDGPIGAVRIVRNDGEWIINPNHDQLAASDIDLTYCGSREKVMMIEGSAQEIPEAEFVEAMKTAHAEVVKIIDGQLKLRAELGLPEKVYAPEAKDTTLLDKARELVGEKFKELMKIGGKLERQDAVSALKEELKPQMQELFPEMTEDEYFHAFHDLEVETVRLNVLEDNTRIGGRGMLEIRPLDIQVGVFPQLHGSAVFGRGETQTLCTVTLGTTKEAQRFDAVTGGADEKNFILHYNFPPYSVGECGRLGMTSRREIGHGNLAERSIAPVMPEDFPYTVRVVSEVMGSNGSSSMASACGGCLALMDAGVPLKAPVAGISVGLFTDGQAKSVEVIDILGVEDHCGDMDFKVVGTRKGITGFQVDLKVHGMDWDQVEEAFEIARKGRCDILDQMENVLANPREELAATAPRITTVQIDPEKIGALIGPGGKHIRAITDSTGAQIDIQEDGTVNIFAVDAEAMDAAIREVNALTAEIEIGRTYQGKVIAVKDFGAFVECMPGKEGLVHISEMANERIDSVDSICKPGDAMTVKCIDIDNQGRVRLSRKAALNDAAEAGE comes from the coding sequence ATGAAGGGTACAACCAAAGTAGACTTCGAGGTCGGTGGAAAAACCATGACCCTCGAAACCGGACTGCTCGCACAGCAGGCGGACGGTTCCGTTACCTGCGGCATCGGCAATAACGTCGTGTTTTCCGCAGTCACTTCCGCGAAAGAAGCCAAAGAAGGTGTGGATTTCTTCCCGCTTCAGGTGGAATACCGCGAGAAATTTTATGCTGCCGGCCGTTTTCCGGGTGGTTACATCAAACGTGAGGCCCGTCCTTCCGAGAAGGAAATCCTCACCATGCGTGTAACAGATCGTCCGATCCGTACGCTCTTCCCGGACAATTTCCACCGGGAAGTTCAGATCAACAACATGCTCGTCAGCTCGGACCAGACGCTCGATACCGATGTTCTGAGTGTGAACGCGGCATCCACCGCGCTGACGCTGACTGATTTGCCGTTCGACGGCCCGATCGGCGCAGTCCGCATCGTTCGCAACGATGGCGAATGGATCATCAACCCGAATCACGACCAGCTGGCCGCGTCCGACATCGATCTGACTTATTGTGGATCGCGCGAAAAGGTCATGATGATCGAAGGTTCCGCACAGGAAATCCCGGAAGCGGAATTTGTTGAAGCCATGAAAACGGCCCACGCCGAAGTGGTTAAAATCATCGATGGCCAGCTGAAGCTGCGTGCTGAACTCGGCCTGCCGGAAAAAGTGTATGCACCGGAAGCGAAAGATACCACGCTGCTGGACAAAGCCCGCGAACTCGTCGGCGAAAAGTTCAAAGAGCTGATGAAGATCGGCGGCAAGCTGGAACGACAGGATGCGGTTAGTGCGCTGAAGGAAGAATTGAAGCCGCAGATGCAGGAACTCTTCCCGGAAATGACGGAAGACGAATATTTCCATGCCTTCCATGATCTGGAAGTGGAAACCGTTCGCCTGAACGTGCTGGAAGACAACACCCGTATCGGCGGCCGCGGCATGCTTGAAATCCGCCCGCTCGATATTCAGGTCGGTGTATTCCCGCAGCTGCACGGTTCTGCGGTATTCGGTCGCGGTGAAACGCAGACGCTCTGTACGGTGACACTCGGTACCACCAAAGAAGCGCAGCGTTTCGACGCAGTGACCGGTGGTGCAGATGAAAAGAACTTTATCCTGCACTACAACTTCCCGCCCTACTCGGTCGGTGAGTGCGGACGTCTCGGCATGACCAGCCGCCGTGAAATCGGCCATGGTAATCTCGCTGAACGTTCTATTGCTCCGGTTATGCCGGAAGACTTCCCGTACACCGTGCGCGTTGTTTCCGAAGTGATGGGCTCCAACGGCTCCTCCTCGATGGCATCGGCCTGCGGCGGCTGCCTGGCACTGATGGATGCGGGGGTTCCGCTGAAAGCACCGGTTGCCGGTATTTCCGTCGGTCTGTTTACAGACGGTCAGGCTAAATCGGTTGAAGTGATCGATATCCTCGGTGTGGAAGACCACTGCGGCGATATGGACTTTAAAGTGGTCGGTACCCGTAAGGGCATCACCGGTTTCCAGGTTGACCTGAAAGTACACGGTATGGACTGGGATCAGGTTGAAGAAGCCTTCGAAATTGCCCGCAAGGGACGTTGCGACATTCTCGACCAGATGGAAAACGTACTGGCCAATCCGCGTGAGGAGCTTGCTGCAACCGCACCGCGTATTACCACGGTTCAGATCGATCCGGAAAAGATCGGTGCCCTCATCGGCCCGGGCGGCAAACATATCCGCGCGATCACCGACAGCACCGGCGCTCAGATCGATATTCAGGAAGACGGAACCGTCAACATCTTTGCGGTAGACGCTGAAGCGATGGATGCTGCGATTCGCGAAGTGAATGCCCTGACCGCTGAAATCGAAATCGGCCGTACCTATCAGGGTAAGGTTATTGCGGTTAAAGACTTCGGCGCATTTGTGGAATGTATGCCGGGCAAAGAAGGTCTCGTGCACATCTCCGAAATGGCGAACGAGCGGATCGACTCTGTTGATTCCATCTGCAAGCCGGGCGATGCGATGACGGTCAAATGTATCGACATCGACAATCAGGGCCGTGTTCGCCTCAGCCGTAAAGCTGCGCTGAACGATGCCGCTGAAGCCGGCGAATAA